The window GGCTGGGACATCGGCGGTGTTGACGACTTCGAGATGGCTGCCGACCAAACGAATCCCCTTGTCACGTTCGGCACCAAAGATCAACGGCTTGCCGTGTTCCAACTCGATCACATTGTCCGCACGCTGTTTACGTTCTTGTGCGTAAGCCATCGCCCCATCGTTGAACACGTTGCAGTTTTGATAAACCTCAACGAGTGATGTTCCTTTATGCTCGGCAGCCGCCTTGAGCGTTTTGCCCAAGTGCTGAACGTGTGCATCGATGCTGCGTGCGACAAACGTCGCTTCGGCGGCCAATGCCACTGACAGTGGACTTAGCGGGTGATCGATCGCACCCATCGGCGTGCTCTTGGTGACCTGACCTTCGGTGCTGGTTGGGCTGTACTGCCCCTTTGTCAGACCATAAATCCGGTTGTTGAACAGAACGATGTTGACGTCGAGGTTACGGCGCAAGCAGTGGATGAAGTGGTTGCCACCGATGGACAACGCGTCGCCATCGCCGGTGATGACCCACACCATCAAATCGGGGCGGGT of the Rhodopirellula baltica SH 1 genome contains:
- a CDS encoding 2-oxoacid:ferredoxin oxidoreductase subunit beta, encoding MNLPVLKAADFASDQDVRWCPGCGDYSILAQMKKILPDLGVPREKTVFVSGIGCSSRFPYYMNTYGMHSIHGRAPTFATGLKSTRPDLMVWVITGDGDALSIGGNHFIHCLRRNLDVNIVLFNNRIYGLTKGQYSPTSTEGQVTKSTPMGAIDHPLSPLSVALAAEATFVARSIDAHVQHLGKTLKAAAEHKGTSLVEVYQNCNVFNDGAMAYAQERKQRADNVIELEHGKPLIFGAERDKGIRLVGSHLEVVNTADVPADDLLIHDAHDPNPSIQMMLARMRYPDMPEPIGVLRSVAGVATYNDQINEQVTQAKAARGEGDLSKLFRSGDTWEVTA